A region from the Acomys russatus chromosome 24, mAcoRus1.1, whole genome shotgun sequence genome encodes:
- the Pdcl gene encoding phosducin-like protein, with protein MTTLDDKLLGEKLQYYYSTSEDEDSDHEDKDRGRGAPARASTPAEAELAGDGISINTGPKGVINDWRRFKQLETEQRAEQCREMERLIRKLSMTCRSHLDEEEEQQKQKGLQDKISGKMTLKEFGTTDKSLDDEEFLQQYREQRMEEMRQQFHKGPQFKQVFEILSGEGFLDMIDKEQKSTLIMVHIYEDGVPGTEAMNGCMICLATEYPAVKFCRVRSSVIGASSRFTRNALPALLIYKAGELIGNFVRVTDQLGEDFFAVDLEAFLQEFGLLPEKEVLVLTSVRNSATCHSEDSDLEID; from the exons ATGACAACCCTGGATGACAAGTTGCTGGGGGAGAAACTACAGTACTACTACAGCACCAGCGAGGATGAGGACAGCGACCAcgaagacaaagacagaggcaggggagccCCAGCCAGGGCTTCCACACCTGCAGAGGCTGAGCTGGCCGGCGACGGCATCTCAATCAATACAG GTCCGAAAGGTGTGATCAATGACTGGCGCCGCTTCAAGCAGTTGGAGACAGAGCAGAGGGCGGAGCAGTGCCGGGAGATGGAGCGGCTGATCAGAAAGCTGTCTATGACCTGCAGGTCCCATCTGGACGAAGAGGAGgagcaacagaaacagaagggCCTCCAGGACAAAATCAGCGGGAAG ATGACTCTGAAGGAGTTTGGTACAACGGACAAGAGCTTGGATGACGAAGAGTTTCTGCAGCAGTATCGGGAGCAGAGGATGGAAGAGATGCGGCAGCAGTTTCATAAAGGGCCCCAGTTCAAGCAAGTTTTTGAGATCCTCAGTGGAGAAGGGTTTTTAGACATGATCgataaagaacagaaaagcacCCTTATCATGGTTCATATCTATGAGGATGGCGTCCCTGGGACTGAAGCCATGAATGGCTGCATGATCTGCCTTGCCACAGAGTACCCGGCTGTCAAATTCTGCCGAGTGAGGAGCTCAGTTATTGGGGCCAGCAGCCGCTTTACCCGGAATGCCCTTCCTGCTCTGCTCATCTACAAGGCGGGTGAATTGATTGGCAATTTTGTTCGTGTCACTGACCAGCTGGGGGAAGATTTCTTTGCTGTAGACCTTGAAGCTTTCCTACAGGAATTTGGATTGCTCCCAGAAAAGGAAGTCTTGGTGCTGACATCTGTGCGAAACTCTGCCACCTGTCACAGTGAGGACAGCGATCTGGAAATAGATTGA